TAAATAAAAACACGGCTGGAACTACTCGTACTCCCGCCAAGTGTGACCGCATTTAACGCATTTGTAAAACCTTGTCGGCGGCTCGTCAGCAGCCCTTGTCTGAATCATCCAGTAGTATGCCTCATGGTTGCCGCATTTAGGACACGTAGCCTCTTTCGTAACAGGCAGTTTAGAAGTGTCAACATCGCCGACAACTATTGTCTTCTCTCTCGTAGAGTGCTCGATCTTCGATGAAACCTTATACTTCTCGAGCTCTCTTTCACCAGCTTTCATCCTGTAACCACACTTAACACAAACCAGCTCCGTGGTTTTCGACGACTTCACCGGTTTCATTAACCCTCCGCACTTGGGGCAAAACCTAACCATTCAAACCACCATGTTGTTTTAACTATGGTTTCAACACACTTTTATAGTGTCCTCGCTTTGAAGGCTAGGTAGGTAAATATTGTTCAAACACTTTATTAACTTCAGCACTAGCGAGCACTTCTCCCACTGCTTCAACAACGCCTCCCCGCCCTCGAAAACCCTTAATCCTAGGAAGCCGTAAGCGTATTTATCCCCGGTGCAGTTAACAATGAATGACAGCTCCTCCCTAGTTTTTAGATATGTTAACAAGTCTCTGGGGTTTAAAACGAGTGACCGAGGGATTACGGTGAGTTCTTCTAAAAATTTCCCCTGTAAGTTGCCAGGACAAATGTTTTATCAGACTCTCCTATGGTGAGAACCCTGGACTCCTTCTTAACGCTCACCTTATCGAAGCCTCCACCGCATTTTTGAAATCGCTCAGCTCACTCTTTATCTTATCCACTATCTCCCTCAATACTTCCCCGACATCCGCGCCTTCTTGAACAGTTATCACGAACTCTATCTCCTCCCTTAAAGGATGCGGGACACGGTAGGATGCGTAAGCTACTTTAGGATGCCTCAACGCCTCCTTCATCAACAGGTTGCCGAGCGTGTGATCCTCGCCTTTAATCTTGATCGCGAGATGATTAGAAGTTTTCGCTAAAACCTCGATCTCCACGAAACCACCTCATCCGTTAAGAAGAGGATACTCGATATTTCTTAATAAATTCATCGACCCCTTTATCCCATTCAACAGCCAGTGATAAAAGACCGTTCATCTCGTTAATCGTTAAGTGTCCAAGCCTCAGTGACTCGCTTACAATGTCTTCAAGACCCAGACCTGTCGCAACTATCAGCGTTGTCAAATAATACTTCCCAGCCGTCCCCTTAACCCTATCCCTGACCAGGGCGACAGCAGCATCTATTCGATTAATCAAATCCATGAGCACATCCAAGCCCGCGTCAGTATATATGGCTTCATCCATGGAGGAGTAGCTTGCTTTAAAGCCTTTGAGACCCAGCAGCTTAACCAGGACCATGGGCGGAAACGTCTTACCCGTTTGCCTAGCCAGGGATTTCAAGGAATACTTAACCAACCCCTTCCCGCCCGGCCTTCCCGAGCGCTTAAAATACTCCTTAATCACCGCCCAAGCCTTCTTGATATCGGTTGAGTACCCGTACATTTCTATTAGCATTCCATCCTCCCTAACCTCGTACTCAACAGTATCGATCGAGGGAAGCTTCTCCGAAACTCTCTGTATGATTTCAACGCACTCGTCGTGACTGCAGTTGACGTAGAATCTTCGCTTAACCAGTGGCAAGTAATCACCTTAAAACATACAAGTATCCAACCCCTATCCTCCTGGTCTCCACGCTTCCGCAGGAAGTGCACTGGAGCTTGTCCCCTGCCTTGTATAGAACCTCCCCGCACACGCTACACTTAGCTGCTATAACCCCTAGCCCGGGATCCTTGATTGAAACCTGGTAGGGGATCGTGCTGTTTATCACTCTAGCCCTCACTATATCGCCAGGTCTTAGAACATCCCACATTGTCTTCACGTACTCGCTTGAAACCTGCGTCACGTGGAGTATGCCTGAGAAGTCTACTGGGGCACCGTTAGCATTGTAGATGTTCAGGACAGCTATGTCATCGCTCACGCTTAAAACAATTGCCTCAACCAGGATTCCAGGCCTCAGCCCTAGCTCGCGCTTGTTTGCTGGGCGAACCGTTATCGTCTTCTTCAACTTATCCATCACGACGGTTCCAACCACCAGCGCTCTGAGATAGCCTTTCTTGTCTACGTAGACTCCTTGAACCGGCAGAGCCTCCTCCTCAACTCCCAAGGCTTCACCGGGCACCACTGCTTTAGCATTGCTCATCGGAAACCACCCTTCTTAGCACTATGAATAAGCTTTTAAACCTATATATCCTTGACCTGTGGGTTTCGAAAACCATTGGAATCTCGAAATCAAGTATTTCCGTAAGCTCTAACCTGGAATTATAGGAGGCGGCCAGGTCTTTCAAAATCTTTAACAAGCCGGGTGAGTATTTGTGAATACTGTAAACACTCTTGGCATACTGCAGAGCCCTCCTCAGGAAGGCTACGTCAAGCCCCCTGTTCTCCCTCACCACTCCGAAAGGAGGGTTCATGACAACAGTGTCCACGTTGGAGAAGCTCAGCTGTGAAGCATCCGCGACGATGAAAAGTATTCTCGGGCTGTACTCGCTGAAGTAATTGTTTAAAACGCTCACAGAATGCTTAACCGCTTCCTCATCAATATCCACGCACAAGCCTAGCCTAGCTCCCAGTAGAAGAGAAGCGTAGAGAAGCCTCCCATCACCGCATCCCAGGTCCGCAACACTCCTACCCTCAACATCACCGTTCATGAAAGCCCTCCACGACATGTGGGCCACTATCCAGGAAGGAGTAGGATACTGCTCCAAGCGTCTCTTCAAGCCTTTGAGGCGGGGTATTTTAGAAATTATTATCTCAACCGTTTTCTTATCGAAAACCTTCACCATGGGAAAACATACTCCTCCCTGCCCTCTAAAACCATTAAGAGCTCCCCCGGTGTGAGAACGGGCTTGTAGAAGTTGGATAAGTCATCTATGGGGAGTCTCGGACAGCTCGCCACCACGTAGAAGTCCAGCTTCAAAGAATTGTCTATCGCGATCAACCTATCCATGGTAAGGTAAGTCGAGGATATCACGTACGCCTCATAACCCTTCCTGCCCGCCAACTCCTTCAAAGCCTCAACCAGCCGGGGCCTATGCTGCCCAGGCAACCCCCCGGTTATTATCCCCAGCGTTCTCATCGAGGAGTTCTTAACCTTGGAGACAAGGTAAAACCTCTTATGCAGGTGTTTCGAAAACTCACGGGAATAATCCATGATGGACTCTCTGTAAGGATCAATGCTCACGAGAGGCTTTCTCAGGGATAAGTAGGCTCCAAGGTGGTGGAACAAGCCGCCAGCGATCAGTAGGTGCGCATCAACCTTTTCGTCGAGAGCGGCAACAGGTGTGTAAATGCACCCGAGAACGGGCTGTTTCACCTCGTAAATCACGAATCCCTTACCTGACAAGTACTCTCCTACTTGACTACGAATCCTAGCCTCCACGATGGTTGATGAAACAGATACCGCGGCAAACCCTTGGGCTTCAAGATGCTTGGACAGGCTTTCCAAAAACTCAGCGCCCAGTAGCTTGTTAAAGTAGACTGGCAGGTATAGAATCCTTCTCCCAATGCTGCCTAGCCCTGTGAAAGGATATTCGAGATGCCCGATGTGGACGATGCTGTCCGCCTCGAGAACCTCGGCCTCCCATAAAGGAATATCGCAGGCACCGTACCCTGGGCTTGAGGAATAGTATACTTCTATGTTGGAAGGGATATTTTTCCCTACGCAAGAATACAGGGGTTTTAAACCATCTGGCGCGTGGAGAAGTATTTTACGCGGCTTCTCCTCGTCGAGAAACCTGTTTAAAAGGTTGAAAGGGATTTCGTAGTCAATGCATAAATCTTCTCTGAAACAAAACGCTTCATCTCGCTAAGCCGGGGGTAAACCCTCCTTCAAGGGTTGCACAACCACTCTCGTAGGCAGTGGAAGCTTGCTGCCAGCCACTCTCAAAGCATCCTTGCAGGCTTTCAAGTGCTCCTTCTTAACCCTTACAACAATCACTTCGTCGCCTGGGAAAACCCTTGCAGCTGTTCCAATGGGTTTGCCGAACGATAGCCTCATGCCATCCTGCAAACGGTCAGCACCTGCGAAAGCCATCATCTTGTTCTCCCTTATAACATGGTGCGGATACTTAACAACCTTCAAGTAGAAGTTGTTCTCGCCAGCGGCCGTTGTCAACACTTTCAAAGCCATGACACGGGAGGCTTCCAGAGCGTTATGCCTTATCTGCCCCGGTTCCTCGACTACAAGCTTCACTTCGTAGTCGTAGTCCAGCTTGGGATTCCCCATTTCGAACTTAGAGATCTTCGGCTGCGGCACGCCTGGAATGTACTCTCTCCTAGTGTAAGGCGGGCCGCTGAAGTGCGTGTAGCATCTCGCAGGTCTTAACGGCATGGCTTCCTACCCCTGGAAACCATAATTTTTAACAGGTATTTATATATGACTACTCCCCGGTGCAGAGTAAAAGTTAAAGCATGTGTTAAAACATTAATATCATGAGAACGCGGGGGTGCCCGAGCTTGGCCAAAGGGGGCGGACTCAAGACATGCCCAGGGAGAGATCCGCTGGCATAGGCCTGCGTGGGTTCAAATCCCACCCCCCGCACTCCTAATTGTTTCATGAAGCAGGCGCTGGAGAATACTGCAATCCCTACTACTCCACTATACGGCAAAGATGACGAGCTCGCGGATCATCCAACTTTTCCTTATTAATAGGTAGTAAGGGATTATTAGAGTAGGTAAGTGGTTGAAAATGGTTTTTGAAAACCTTAAAGAATCTATTGCAAAGTTTTTCAGGTCGGAGAAGTACGAGGAAGCCGTGAACGAGTTTATCAAAGACCTGCAGAAGGAGCTTGTAAAATCCGATGTCAACCTAAACCTTGCTCTAGAAATAACGAAGAAGATTAAGGAGAGGGCTTTAACACAGGAGCCTCCGATCGGGGTTTCGAGAAAAGAATGGTTCTTGTCAATCGTTTACGAGGAACTGGTTAAGCTGCTCGGGGGTGATTTAAAACCCTCAGTAAAGCCTGCGAGGAAGCCCTGGATAATAATGCTTGTCGGGCTTCAGGGAAGCGGTAAAACCACCACCGCTGCCAAGCTAGCCTACTTCTACAAGCTCGAGGGCTATAAGGTTGGGCTGGTGGCTGCTGATACTTTCAGGCCGGCCGCGTACGACCAGTTGAAGCAGCTGGGGGAGCAGATAGGTGTCCCGGTTTACGGCGACCCCTCGGTTAAAGATGCTGTGGAGATTGCTACACGAGGTGTGAAATACTTCATAGACAAAGGGTTTGAAGTAGTAATCATTGATACCGCTGGCAGGCATCATAAAGAAGAGGACTTGCTGGAAGAAATGAGGATGATAAGCAGCAGTGTTAAGCCAGACGAGATAATCCTGGTGATCGACGGGTCAATAGGGCAGCAAGCATACAATATTGCGAAAAAGTTTCACGAAACAACCCCTATAGGCTCAATAATCGTAACCAAGCTCGACGGCACGGCGAAGGGTGGTGGAGCGCTCTCAGCTGTTGCCGCAACAGGCGCCCCCATCAAGTTCGTGGGTCTTGGGGAGAAAATCGAGGATTTCGAAGTGTTCAAACCCTCCAAGCTTGTTGGAAGAGTCCTAGGCTACGGCGACATTGAAGGATTGGTTGAAAAAGTTAAGAGGATACAGCTGGAGTTCACCGAGAAGGATGTTGAAGACTTGATGGAGGGGAGGCTTAACATGAGGCTTGTGTACAAGCAACTGGTCAGTCTGAGGAAAATGGGGCCGTTGCGAAAAGTCCTCCAGATGATCCCGGGGCTTGGAGTGAAAATCCCGTTTGAAATAGACCCGAAAGACCTCGAGGTCAAGCTATCCAAGTGGCTTGCAGTGATCAACTCTATGACATACGAGGAGCTTGACAACCCGGAGATCATAGACAAGTCCCGCTTGAAGAGGATTGCCAGAGGCGCGGGCGTCGACACGGAGTATGCGAGAGAACTGCTGAAACAGTATGACATGTTAAAGAAGCTGAGCAAGCAGCTCAGGAAGAGGAAGGATCTTTTAAAGAAGCTTGGAGAAGGATTCAATGTCCAGGATTTACAGGCCCCATAGGATAGTAATGGTGAAGCAGGAGGACCCGTGTAGCTCGGCGGCCGAGCTGAAAAACATTATCCTGTACTCGTTGATCATTAGCCACGGGATAAGGGTTGACACCGACCTGCTTGTTTCAACAGGGAACTTACTGTTCCTGCTCAAGGGCTCGGACCTTAGACACCTGCATGCTCAGGAAGAGAGTATTCTCGGGTTCGTGAGAACGGTTTTCTGCAAGCACTCTCTCCCACCAGGTGTGAGATTGTTTACCACGGGAGCGTCACACCTGCTCATGGAACCCGGTAATGTGCTACTGACAAGTCAGGGTGAGAGAGTTGTTGAAAATCCTCAAGCCATTCCTTTAAGCAAGCACTTTGTGATAGCTAATCCCCGGGAACTCCCCGGTTCTGTATTCAACGGTTTAGAGGGCGTTGTTAAATTACCGGTGAACAATAATTTAGAGTTAATTATTGTAGCGCACTATGTGTTAGACAGAGCGTACGGTGCCTGGGTGAGGAGGCGTGGGAGAATCGAGCATTTCAACCCCGCTAGACTTTAACAAAATCGTAAAAGACGTTGAGAAAACACTGTCTAAGTATCCTTTATGCGATCACTGCTTAGGCAGGCTTTTCGCCAAGTACGGGGTTGGCTTGAGCAATCGTGAAAGAGGGTTTTCGCTTAAAACAATGCTCGGGTTCAAGCTGCATGATGATTACTCGTCGAAGAGGATTGGAGAAGACCGTCTCTACGCCCTGGCTGAGAACAGCGGGGAGCCCTTGACCCGGATGCTCCAGAAGCTTTTCACGCAGAATGTGAGTCCGAGGAAGTGCTTCATCTGCGGTGGGAGGATTAGCGATGAATGGCTGGATTCCCTTGCGGAAGCGGTTTACGAGAAGCTGAGAGAAGCCTCCGTGACACGGTTCGTGATAGGGGTTAGGCTGAGCAGGAAGTTGCGTGAAAAGGAGCTGTCGCTGATTGCTGAAGCAGGTTTCACCAGGGCTGAGTCCTTGAAGAACGAGGTTAAGAGAGAAGTAGGGAAGAGGGTGATGATTAAATACGGGCTGATGCCGGATTTCGAGAAGCCTGAAGCAACTGCGATAGTAAAGCTTGATGAAGACCTCAACCACAAGGTTGAGCTAGTGATAACCCCGGTCCTGCTGAAAGGCGTGTACAATAAGAGAGGGCGCAACATCTCACACGTTCCATGGTTTACGAAGCAGGGTGGGAGGAAATACCCCTTGAGCATTCAAGAATACTTGGAGTCCCGGTTAACGATTCCGTTCAAGGCTAAAAAAGTGAAGATTCATGCCGCCGGGAGAGAAGATGTTGATGCTAGAACGCTTGGCCCAGGCAGGCCGTTGGTGATAGAGATTGTTGAACCACTCGTCAGAAGCTACGATATTGGAAACATTAACGAGCTGATCCGTAGCGATCTCGTTGAGGTAAGAGTTAGTGAGCCAGCTAGTAGGAGGGATATTGAGCTTCTAAAGCAAACCTCCAGGGAGAGGAGGAAAGTCTACAGGCTACTCGTAATCTCGCCCACCCCTGTCAGCGAGACACAGCTGAATGAGCTGGAAGCGTTCTTTAGAAACGTTAGCATCCAGCAGAGAACCCCTATAAGAATCCTAGCCCGTAAGAAGGATGTCCTCAGGGTGAGAAAAGTCTACGAGGTTAGAACAAGGCTGGTCACTTCCACAAGCTTTGAAGCACTGGTATACTGTGATGGAGGCTTATACGTTAAGGAGCTGGTCCACTGTGACCAGGGCAGGACCAACCCCTGCTTCGCAAGCATCCTCAACACCGAGCTGAAGCCTGTTGAGCTGGACGTCCTCTACATCGAGCACTGAAGTTTAAGATAAAGTTAAAAACGGGAGTTTTCAATTCTGTATTAAGAAATGCTGAGAGGAGTTAACAAATGGTTAGAGCTCCAAGAGGCTTACGCCATAGGACCAGGAAGTTGTTGAAGAAGAATGTGAGAGAAAAGGGGAGCGTGCCTCCTCTAAGCCTGCTACTAGTAGAGTATAAGGAGGGAGACGTAGTCCACATTAAGATTAACCCTTCCGTGCACGAGGGGATGCCGCACAGGCGATACCATGGCAGGACAGGTGTCGTGATAGGGAGGAGAGGATTATCCTACATAGTGAAGGTTATGGCTGGGGATAAGGAAAAGATTTTGTTCGTCAGGCCGGAGCATTTAAGGCTGGCCTCGAGCAGCCAGGTCAAACCAATTTAAACTCCTCCACTCATATATAAGTTAGGTGGTGTGATTATTTGAGCGAGATACCTTTGCTCGAGGAGAAGCCCTTAACAAACCCTGAAGCGCTTAATGAGTTGAAGAAAGTAATTGATAGGCTGCAGGCGCAGGGCGTGCCCATAC
This region of Thermosphaera aggregans genomic DNA includes:
- a CDS encoding transcription factor S — protein: MVRFCPKCGGLMKPVKSSKTTELVCVKCGYRMKAGERELEKYKVSSKIEHSTREKTIVVGDVDTSKLPVTKEATCPKCGNHEAYYWMIQTRAADEPPTRFYKCVKCGHTWREYE
- a CDS encoding DNA-directed RNA polymerase subunit L, coding for MEIEVLAKTSNHLAIKIKGEDHTLGNLLMKEALRHPKVAYASYRVPHPLREEIEFVITVQEGADVGEVLREIVDKIKSELSDFKNAVEASIR
- a CDS encoding DUF2067 family protein; protein product: MPLVKRRFYVNCSHDECVEIIQRVSEKLPSIDTVEYEVREDGMLIEMYGYSTDIKKAWAVIKEYFKRSGRPGGKGLVKYSLKSLARQTGKTFPPMVLVKLLGLKGFKASYSSMDEAIYTDAGLDVLMDLINRIDAAVALVRDRVKGTAGKYYLTTLIVATGLGLEDIVSESLRLGHLTINEMNGLLSLAVEWDKGVDEFIKKYRVSSS
- a CDS encoding exosome complex RNA-binding protein Csl4, coding for MSNAKAVVPGEALGVEEEALPVQGVYVDKKGYLRALVVGTVVMDKLKKTITVRPANKRELGLRPGILVEAIVLSVSDDIAVLNIYNANGAPVDFSGILHVTQVSSEYVKTMWDVLRPGDIVRARVINSTIPYQVSIKDPGLGVIAAKCSVCGEVLYKAGDKLQCTSCGSVETRRIGVGYLYVLR
- a CDS encoding METTL5 family protein; amino-acid sequence: MVKVFDKKTVEIIISKIPRLKGLKRRLEQYPTPSWIVAHMSWRAFMNGDVEGRSVADLGCGDGRLLYASLLLGARLGLCVDIDEEAVKHSVSVLNNYFSEYSPRILFIVADASQLSFSNVDTVVMNPPFGVVRENRGLDVAFLRRALQYAKSVYSIHKYSPGLLKILKDLAASYNSRLELTEILDFEIPMVFETHRSRIYRFKSLFIVLRRVVSDEQC
- a CDS encoding 2-(3-amino-3-carboxypropyl)histidine synthase subunit 1/2, whose translation is MDYEIPFNLLNRFLDEEKPRKILLHAPDGLKPLYSCVGKNIPSNIEVYYSSSPGYGACDIPLWEAEVLEADSIVHIGHLEYPFTGLGSIGRRILYLPVYFNKLLGAEFLESLSKHLEAQGFAAVSVSSTIVEARIRSQVGEYLSGKGFVIYEVKQPVLGCIYTPVAALDEKVDAHLLIAGGLFHHLGAYLSLRKPLVSIDPYRESIMDYSREFSKHLHKRFYLVSKVKNSSMRTLGIITGGLPGQHRPRLVEALKELAGRKGYEAYVISSTYLTMDRLIAIDNSLKLDFYVVASCPRLPIDDLSNFYKPVLTPGELLMVLEGREEYVFPW
- a CDS encoding 50S ribosomal protein L16; the encoded protein is MPLRPARCYTHFSGPPYTRREYIPGVPQPKISKFEMGNPKLDYDYEVKLVVEEPGQIRHNALEASRVMALKVLTTAAGENNFYLKVVKYPHHVIRENKMMAFAGADRLQDGMRLSFGKPIGTAARVFPGDEVIVVRVKKEHLKACKDALRVAGSKLPLPTRVVVQPLKEGLPPA
- a CDS encoding signal recognition particle protein Srp54 — its product is MVFENLKESIAKFFRSEKYEEAVNEFIKDLQKELVKSDVNLNLALEITKKIKERALTQEPPIGVSRKEWFLSIVYEELVKLLGGDLKPSVKPARKPWIIMLVGLQGSGKTTTAAKLAYFYKLEGYKVGLVAADTFRPAAYDQLKQLGEQIGVPVYGDPSVKDAVEIATRGVKYFIDKGFEVVIIDTAGRHHKEEDLLEEMRMISSSVKPDEIILVIDGSIGQQAYNIAKKFHETTPIGSIIVTKLDGTAKGGGALSAVAATGAPIKFVGLGEKIEDFEVFKPSKLVGRVLGYGDIEGLVEKVKRIQLEFTEKDVEDLMEGRLNMRLVYKQLVSLRKMGPLRKVLQMIPGLGVKIPFEIDPKDLEVKLSKWLAVINSMTYEELDNPEIIDKSRLKRIARGAGVDTEYARELLKQYDMLKKLSKQLRKRKDLLKKLGEGFNVQDLQAP
- a CDS encoding tRNA pseudouridine(54/55) synthase Pus10, with the protein product MGESSISTPLDFNKIVKDVEKTLSKYPLCDHCLGRLFAKYGVGLSNRERGFSLKTMLGFKLHDDYSSKRIGEDRLYALAENSGEPLTRMLQKLFTQNVSPRKCFICGGRISDEWLDSLAEAVYEKLREASVTRFVIGVRLSRKLREKELSLIAEAGFTRAESLKNEVKREVGKRVMIKYGLMPDFEKPEATAIVKLDEDLNHKVELVITPVLLKGVYNKRGRNISHVPWFTKQGGRKYPLSIQEYLESRLTIPFKAKKVKIHAAGREDVDARTLGPGRPLVIEIVEPLVRSYDIGNINELIRSDLVEVRVSEPASRRDIELLKQTSRERRKVYRLLVISPTPVSETQLNELEAFFRNVSIQQRTPIRILARKKDVLRVRKVYEVRTRLVTSTSFEALVYCDGGLYVKELVHCDQGRTNPCFASILNTELKPVELDVLYIEH
- a CDS encoding 50S ribosomal protein L21e produces the protein MVRAPRGLRHRTRKLLKKNVREKGSVPPLSLLLVEYKEGDVVHIKINPSVHEGMPHRRYHGRTGVVIGRRGLSYIVKVMAGDKEKILFVRPEHLRLASSSQVKPI